One window of the Rhipicephalus microplus isolate Deutch F79 chromosome 2, USDA_Rmic, whole genome shotgun sequence genome contains the following:
- the LOC119163582 gene encoding uncharacterized protein LOC119163582 — translation MERGPKKRKRGPYKTYLNPKSQFQLPRSTARACPPTGASPSMPSSSDEADSDTERADPPSRTTSLKSRNSHIASPGSERPESEEDFPESDNEPVTSSGGRLGSSAGSAMEAPAAAPEAQEQRNSADPSQKFPAREPHAPADEDSPLQDGIASLSDADDSSLFDKDEEEAFSSDHASQQGFPGDFLTLDDDMQPAADPVTEPDPSCKARFGDLFTQLVTEKVVLSKGDILLMALKHAVKNNLTLLGLTSLIDLINRIFDKPILPHSQYHLHKLFSETGTTMTFFFFCPRCFSHIGSLETNSYLKCSKCSHTTFVSSLSDAPFFVTLDVESQLQRLLKDCDLLDLTKPLPTNGTFSDIWDGTMYRTFVAESQHCGPRISFSLNADGTPLFKSSGTSIWPIQLIVNELPPQQRMSKLVLAALWFWKEKPNMALFQGTFVEKMNELCENGVELQRQGRVEKYKVYCICSSVDSVARAPMQGVTQFNGYFGCNWCLQRGERAGGATKYPVEEVEPTERSELQMLNDMEIALKGGVPVQGVKTVSPLINLPHFNIVWSFVPDYMHCVLLGVARQFLELWFNSDSACSISRHQHIVDRRLMSIKPPMDVKRLPRPTKERKWWKAKELESWLLCYSVPVLHGILEKPYMQHWACLVEALHIMLQRAISPTELTIAEGLLLEFHVRAELLFGKSVMTFNMHQLTHIAKSVRHWGPLWAHSAFPFEAGNGSLKKAVKAANGIPHQVCRVLQMESMVVELQRQAISPSVAEYCSSFDGTKTQKSVLSSGGYRFFGHGSRRASAGLQPSLHDTTLEFTKYRRMLAKGSIITDSMYASNKRTNSSVVELQNGHFVIVEEIYHGSDNKAYISARKLSCSPVMYNLVAMSHVLKVNHKAANTSLVECSEIRKVVVFVELERASYVCFPPSSFTL, via the exons ATGGAGCGCggtccgaagaaaagaaagagaggacccTACAAGACTTATTTAAATCCCAAGTCTCAGTTCCAGCTACCAAGGAGCACCGCACGCGCTTGCCCGCCGACC GGTGCCAGCCCTAGCATGCCTTCTTCGAGTGATGAGGCAGACAGCGACACTGAAAGGGCAGATCCACCAAGTCGAACAACATCACTGAAGAGCCGGAATAGTCACATAGCTAGTCCGGGCTCCGAACGTCCGGAAAGTGAAGAAGATTTCCCCGAGTCCGATAATGAGCCG GTAACGTCAAGTGGAGGCCGGTTAGGCTCGTCAGCTGGCAGTGCTATGGAAGCTCCTGCTGCAGCCCCTGAAGCACAAGAGCAGAGGAACAGCGCTGATCCGTCACAGAAATTTCCTGCACGCGAGCCTCACGCCccagcagatgaa GACTCTCCACTTCAAGACGGCATTGCAAGCCTTTCTGACGCAGATGATTCGTCACTGTTTGATAAGGATGAAGAG gaAGCTTTTTCAAGTGACCATGCTTCACAGCAAGGTTTCCCTGGAGATTTTCTCACATTAGATGATGACATG caGCCTGCTGCAGATCCAGTGACAGAGCCTGATCCATCTTGCAAGGCACGCTTTGGAGACCTTTTTACACAACTTGTCACTGAGAAAGTGGTTCTTTCGAAGGGAGATATTCTCCTAATGGCACTAAAGCATGCTGTGAAGAATAATTTGACTCTTTTGGGTTTAACTAGCTTAATAGATTTAATTAACAGAATTTTTGATAAACCTATATTACCTCACTCACAGTATCACCTACATAAACTTTTTAGCGAAACTGGCACCACtatgacttttttctttttttgtccgaGATGCTTTTCGCATATTGGCAGTCTTGAGACAAATTCTTACTTGAAATGCTCGAAGTGCAGTCACACAACTTTTGTGTCTTCCCTTTCGGATGCCCCCTTTTTTGTCACTCTCGATGTGGAGTCGCAACTTCAAAGGCTACTTAAGGACTGTGATCTTCTTGATTTAACAAAGCCCCTTCCGACGAATGGGACATTTTCAGACATCTGGGATGGTACAATGTATCGTACTTTTGTAGCCGAATCTCAACACTGTGGACCAAGAATCAGTTTCTCGTTGAATGCAGATGGGACCCCGCTTTTCAAATCAAGTGGGACATCAATTTGGCCCATCCAGCTAATTGTTAATGAGCTCCCTCCACAGCAAAGAATGTCCAAATTGGTCCTGGCCGCATTGTGGTTCTGGAAAGAAAAGCCAAACATGGCACTTTTCCAAGGTACTTTTGTTGAGAAAATGAACGAGCTGTGTGAGAATGGCGTTGAATTACAACGTCAAGGAAGGGTTGAAAAATATAAGGTCTATTGTATCTGTTCAAGTGTAGATTCTGTTGCTAGGGCACCGATGCAAGGTGTAACCCAATTTAATGGGTATTTTGGATGTAATTGGTGTCTCCAAAGAGGTGAGAGAGCTGGCGGGGCAACTAAATACCCAGTTGAGGAAGTTGAACCCACAGAAAGAAGTGAGCTCCAAATGCTAAATGACATGGAGATTGCTTTGAAAGGGGGGGTGCCTGTGCAAGGAGTCAAAACAGTGTCACCGTTGATAAACCTGCCCCATTTTAACATAGTGTGGAGCTTTGTGCCAGACTATATGCACTGTGTCTTGCTGGGGGTAGCGCGCCAGTTCCTAGAATTGTGGTTCAATTctgatagtgcctgttcaataagcCGACATCAGCACATAGTGGACCGCAGGCTTATGTCTATTAAGCCACCAATGGATGTGAAGCGATTGCCGAGGCCGACAAAAGAGCGGAAATGGTGGAAGGCCAAGGAACTTGAGAGCTGGCTACTTTGTTACAGTGTCCCTGTTTTGCATGGCATTCTTGAGAAGCCATACATGCAACACTGGGCTTGCCTAGTTGAAGCCTTGCACATAATGTTGCAGCGTGCAATCAGCCCAACTGAGCTCACCATTGCCGAGGGGCTATTGTTGGAGTTTCATGTGCGTGCAGAACTGCTGTTTGGCAAGTCAGTCATGACATTCAACATGCACCAACTGACTCATATAGCAAAGAGTGTGCGCCACTGGGGACCACTTTGGGCACACAGTGCGTTCCCATTTGAAGCTGGGAACGGCAGCCTAAAAAAAGCTGTAAAAGCAGCTAACGGAATTCCCCATCAAGTCTGCCGAGTCCTACAGATGGAAAGCATGGTAGTAGAACTTCAACGGCAGGCTATCAGTCCAAGTGTAGCAGAGTACTGCTCGTCTTTTGATGgcacaaaaacgcaaaaaagcgtaCTTAGTAGTGGTGGCTACCGTTTTTTCGGACACGGTTCCCGACGTGCATCAGCAGGTTTGCAGCCATCTTTACATGACACTACCCTTGAGTTCACCAAATACAGAAGAATGTTGGCGAAGGGATCAATTATCACTGATAGCATGTATGCATCTAACAAGAGGACCAATAGCTCTGTTGTTGAACTTCAAAATGGGCATTTTGTTATTGTTGAAGAAATATACCATGGCAGCGACAACAAAGCATATATATCTGCAAGGAAATTAAGCTGCAGTCCAGTGATGTACAACTTGGTGGCCATGTCACATGTGCTGAAAGTAAATCACAAGGCAGCGAATACATCACTGGTCGAATGCTCTGAAATCAGAAAGGTGGTTGTGTTTGTGGAACTCGAAAGAGCTTCCTATGTATGCTTCCCTCCAAGTTCCTTTACATTGTAA